From the Lampris incognitus isolate fLamInc1 chromosome 6, fLamInc1.hap2, whole genome shotgun sequence genome, one window contains:
- the kras gene encoding GTPase KRas isoform X1 has protein sequence MTEYKLVVVGAGGVGKSALTIQLIQNHFVDEYDPTIEDSYRKQVVIDGETCLLDILDTAGQEEYSAMRDQYMRTGEGFLCVFAINNTKSFEDIHHYREQIKRVKDSEDVPMVLVGNKCDLPSRTVDTKQAQDLARSYGIPFIETSAKTRQRVEDAFYTLVREIRLYRLNKLSKEEKTPRCVKLKKCVVM, from the exons ATGACAGAATATAAGCTGGTAGTGGTGGGAGCTGGTGGTGTCGGCAAGAGTGCACTCACTATTCAGCTCATCCAGAACCACTTCGTGGATGAATATGACCCCACCATTGAG GACTCTTACAGAAAGCAGGTTGTAATTGATGGGGAGACATGTCTATTGGACATCCTGGACACTGCAGGTCAGGAGGAGTACAGCGCCATGAGGGACCAGTACATGAGGACAGGGGAGGGCTTCCTCTGTGTCTTTGCCATTAACAACACCAAGTCCTTTGAGGACATTCACCACTATAG AGAACAGATCAAGCGGGTGAAGGACTCAGAGGATGTCCCCATGGTATTGGTAGGGAACAAGTGTGACCTTCCATCCCGGACGGTGGACACCAAACAGGCTCAGGACTTAGCACGCAGCTATGGCATCCCCTTCATCGAGACCTCAGCCAAAACAAGACAA AGAGTGGAGGATGCCTTTTACACTCTGGTACGGGAGATCAGGCTGTACCGGCTCAATAAGCTCAGCAAGGAAGAAAAGACTCCGCGCTGTGTCAAGCTTAAAAAGTGTGTTGTGATGTGA
- the kras gene encoding GTPase KRas isoform X2, whose product MTEYKLVVVGAGGVGKSALTIQLIQNHFVDEYDPTIEDSYRKQVVIDGETCLLDILDTAGQEEYSAMRDQYMRTGEGFLCVFAINNTKSFEDIHHYREQIKRVKDSEDVPMVLVGNKCDLPSRTVDTKQAQDLARSYGIPFIETSAKTRQGVDDAFYTLVREIRKHKEKMSKEGKKKKKKSKTKCTLM is encoded by the exons ATGACAGAATATAAGCTGGTAGTGGTGGGAGCTGGTGGTGTCGGCAAGAGTGCACTCACTATTCAGCTCATCCAGAACCACTTCGTGGATGAATATGACCCCACCATTGAG GACTCTTACAGAAAGCAGGTTGTAATTGATGGGGAGACATGTCTATTGGACATCCTGGACACTGCAGGTCAGGAGGAGTACAGCGCCATGAGGGACCAGTACATGAGGACAGGGGAGGGCTTCCTCTGTGTCTTTGCCATTAACAACACCAAGTCCTTTGAGGACATTCACCACTATAG AGAACAGATCAAGCGGGTGAAGGACTCAGAGGATGTCCCCATGGTATTGGTAGGGAACAAGTGTGACCTTCCATCCCGGACGGTGGACACCAAACAGGCTCAGGACTTAGCACGCAGCTATGGCATCCCCTTCATCGAGACCTCAGCCAAAACAAGACAA GGCGTTGATGATGCCTTTTATACATTAGTGCGGGAAATCCGAAAACACAAGGAGAAGATGAGCAAGGAgggcaagaagaagaaaaagaagtccAAGACAAAGTGTACACTTATGTGA